Proteins encoded in a region of the Triticum dicoccoides isolate Atlit2015 ecotype Zavitan chromosome 3A, WEW_v2.0, whole genome shotgun sequence genome:
- the LOC119270340 gene encoding hydroxyethylthiazole kinase-like — protein MDEERTEAWWGRRAWALLSAVRERAPLVQCITNLVSMDIAANALTAAGASPAMLHCLREIPDFTPRCDAVYINVGTLSEDWLPSMRAAASAGRPWVLDPVAVAASGFRMEACLQLLALRPAVVRGNASEILALASSSDSSSSSFKGVDSSHDSGEALQASKALARSSGAVVAVSGAVDFITDGEQVVSASNGVALMQKITATGCAVTALIAAFVGADPSDALAATACALAIFGLAGEIGMESAKGPASLRMHLIDALYGLDEQTVTSGVKIALVL, from the exons ATGGACGAGGAGAGGACGGAGGCGTGGTGGGGCCGGCGCGCGTGGGCGCTGCTGTCGGCCGTCCGCGAGCGGGCGCCGCTGGTGCAGTGCATCACCAACCTCGTCTCCATGGACATCGCCGCCAACGCCCTCACCGCCGCCGGCGCCTCCCCCGCCATGCTCCACTGCCTCCGCGAGATCCCCGACTTCACCCCGCGCTGCGACGCTGTCTACATCAACGTCGGAACGCTCTCCGAGGACTGGCTTCCCTCCATGCGCGCCGCCGCCTCAGCCGGCCGCCCCTGGGTgctcgaccccgtcgccgtcgccgcctccgGCTTCCGGATGGAGGCCTGCCTCCAGCTCCTCGCGCTCCGCCCCGCCGTCGTCAGGGGGAACGCGTCCGAGATCCTCGCCCTCGCCTCCAGCTCAgacagctcctcctcctccttcaag GGTGTTGACAGTTCACATGACTCAGGGGAGGCCCTGCAAGCCTCGAAAGCATTGGCACGGTCCAGCGGGGCCGTCGTCGCGGTATCTGGAGCAGTTGATTTCATCACGGATGGCGAGCAGGTTGTCAGCGCGAGCAACGGCGTGGCCCTGATGCAGAAGATCACGGCGACAGGGTGTGCCGTGACTGCTCTTATAGCGGCTTTTGTCGGGGCGGATCCCTCTGATGCTCTGGCTGCAACAGCGTGTGCTCTTGCCATCTTTGGGCTTGCCGGAGAGATTGGGATGGAGTCGGCTAAAGGGCCTGCCTCTCTCAGGATGCACCTCATCGATGCTCTCTACGGGCTCGACGAGCAGACAGTCACATCAGGGGTCAAAATTGCCCTAGTGCTGTAA
- the LOC119273346 gene encoding LOW QUALITY PROTEIN: uncharacterized protein LOC119273346 (The sequence of the model RefSeq protein was modified relative to this genomic sequence to represent the inferred CDS: deleted 1 base in 1 codon; substituted 1 base at 1 genomic stop codon): MAKAARAGAAPLRHDGSLPEEIVVWEILVRLDPKSLLRCRTVRRTWRHATSTRAFLLAHHAHQPALPIALDEEYILTVDRLAAAQLHTVAHLDKAFNPEASCDGLLILSRCNNMTDTIDFSVCNLATRQFAPLQQLHELGLRLLGMYSHEPTGEYRLLLERHSYNETPEDQLGYYVFALGSHQSPRYIGWQESTSQCFTSLGMRXPHWYPVYYVSESSYVRLQSESKVIIVFDPIADSFWPMRAPIVSTNSYAFEMDGTLGIYSHNYAKTTIDIWVLQNYKSEVWDFKYRIKLPVAEIRGKFEAFDDHWNVEVVSADGDVLLLVSSDRCLSYVDNDGKLIDSFDHGRKYFFLSKYRL; this comes from the exons ATGGCCAAGGCCGCAAGGGCAGGAGCGGCGCCTCTTCGCCATGACGGCAGCCTTCCGGAGGAGATTGTCGTCTGGGAGATCCTAGTTCGCCTCGACCCCAAATCCCTCCTCCGTTGCCGCACCGTCCGTCGGACATGGCGCCATGCCACCTCCACCCGTGCCTTCCTGCTTGCCCACCATGCCCACCAGCCAGCCCTCCCCATCGCGTTAGACGAAGAATACATCCTCACCGTTGACCGCCTTGCCGCCGCCCAGCTCCACACTGTCGCCCATCTTGACAAGGCCTTCAATCCAGAGGCTTCCTGCGATGGCCTTCTCATCCTCTCCAGGTGCAACAACATGACCGACACCATTGATTTCTCAGTTTGTAACCTAGCCACTCGTCAATTTGCTCCCCTTCAACAACTACATGAACTGGGCTTGCGGTTATTGGGGATGTACTCGCATGAACCTACTGGCGAGTATCGATTGCTACTTGAACGCCATAGCTACAATGAAACGCCTGAAGACCAACTTGGCTACTATGTCTTTGCGTTGGGCTCTCACCAGTCGCCGAGGTACATCGGGTGGCAGGAGTCAACATCACAATGCTTTACCTCTCTTGGTATGCGATAGCCT CATTGGTACCCAGTCTATTATGTGAGTGAAAGCAGCTACGTACGGCTTCAGAGTGAAAGCAAAGTGATAATAGTATTCGACCCCATAGCTGATTCATTCTGGCCAATGCGTGCTCCAATTGTTTCCACCAACTCATATGCCTTTGAGATGGATGGTACACTCGGCATATATAGCCATAACTATGCCAAAACAACTATTGATATATGGGTATTGCAGAACTACAAAAGCGAGGTTTGGGACTTCAAGTATCGAATCAAATTGCCGGTTGCAGAAATACGGGGGAAGTTTGAGGCCTTTGATGACCATTGGAATGTGGAGGTTGTTTCAGCGGACGGTGACGTGCTCTTGCTAGTCAGTTCTGATCGGTGTCTATCTTACGTTGACAATGATGGTAAGCTGATTGACAGTTTTGATCATGGTCGCAAATACTTCTTTTTGTCTAAATATCGGCTTTAG